A region of the Mytilus trossulus isolate FHL-02 chromosome 11, PNRI_Mtr1.1.1.hap1, whole genome shotgun sequence genome:
CCTGAACTATGAGACTGTTGTTGATGTGACCTCCGTACCCTGAATTTGATGCGTCTGTTGTTACTGTTATTGACGTTTCCCAAGGTGTTATTGATCTGCCTATGaccaaattttctatttttaaccaccATCTGAGGTGACCTTTTAGATGTTTCGAAAAAGGAATTTTTATTCCTAGATTTTGACAAACTGGTTTCCAATGATAAAGGAGGTGTAACTGAATTGGTCTCATAAAGAGTCTTGCATTTGGAATTAATTCTATGCATGAAGCCATAATACCTAATAATTGTAGAAAATCTCTTGCTGTTGCTTGATTTTGCTTGTTTAAGATAAGTTCTACTGCAGAAAGGAGTTTTGACACCCTTTCTGATGTAGGACGAACCATTCCCTCTTTTAGAGAAAACAGTGCTCCTATGTATGTTATTGATTGTGTTGGAATTAGGCTCGACTTTTCTAGATTTACTACAAATCCTAAATTTGTTAGGAGTTTTAGCGTTTTCTCTCGATCTGAAATCAGCATTTTTTTGGTCTGATTTAGCAAAAACCAATCGTCTAGATAAGTTGCTAGACGAATATTTTGGGCTCGTAAATGAGCTGCCACTACAGAACACACTTTTGTGAAAATTCGTGGTGCTGATGTTGGACCGAAGCACAGCACCAGAAATTGGTAACACTGATTGTTGACACAAAATCTTAGATACTTTTTGTGTGTTTCGTGAATTGGTATGTGGAAATAAGCATCTTTCAGATCGAGTGAAATTGCCCAATCTCCTTTTTGTACTAAGTTTAAGACACTGTTTAGAGAATCCATTTTGAAGTGTTTTTTCTGAAGACACTTGTTCAGAGGTTTTAAATTTATGACAGGTCTCAAATCGCCTGTCTTTTTTGGTACTAGAAAAAACGTACTGTAAAAACcgtagtttttttcttttacaggtACATTTTCTATAGCGTTTTTTCCAAAAAGTTGATCTATTTCTGTTAACAGAATAGGTAAATCTTTCGCAggaacatttgttttctttattcctGTTTGTGGGATTTTCCCCGAAAATTCCAATTTGTAaccctcttttattatttttaaaacccAACTGTCGTTTGTTATTTTTGCCCAATTTtgccaaaaaagttttaaacgaCCTCCTACAGGTATCTCTGGATtctgacataaaatatttacctGCTTTTTGTAGTCATTTAGATCTACCATTGCCACGAAAAGAACCTTTCTTTTCACCATCAGCCTCTTTTCTACCAGAACCAAAGCGTCTGAAATTAGGTTTAAATCCACCTTTGTTTTCACTAGGTTTAGCTGCTACCTTAGGAATGCGAAAATTGGAAAAGTCATTTTTAGCTACTTTAGGACCATTAGTGTCTTGGCTAGTATGAATGATAGCACTCTTCCTCTTAAAACTTGAAGTTGAGGTAGCTGATTTACGAGTTAACTCTGGTAGTAAatctttgatttgtttgtttgtctcaGAACGATTTTTCAGTTTCTCTTCAAAATCTTTCCCAAGAACACCATCACTTGACAATTTAAGAGATAAAAACTTATCATTAAGCTCTGTTATGTCCTCTAGACCTGTATCTAACAAAGTGGCTTTCCTACGGATCAGATGATGAAATGCACCTGTTCTAGCCGTTTGATCCATAGATTTCACTGACATGGCAAAAATATCTTTGACCATTTGTACAAGTAAATCAATATTTGGTTCAGAATCATTGAGTTTTTCCATTAATGAACCTAAGGCTTGTTGCATGTATGCCGTAATAATCAAACCCATTCTAGCTGCTGACTGACCTTTGAAAgccatattttcaaaaattttctcaggtttagaaaaaagtttattatgaGCTTTACCAGCATTAGGACCATGTCGTTTACACAGTAAAGTTTGAGTAATGTCATCTAGTTTTGGTAAGTTAAGAATATCAGCTGATTTATCACTCACTGGAAAACTAGCCCTATATTCCTCTTTATAAGTTGACAATAATAAAGGATTATCACAGTGCCATGattgattcaaaatattaatctGACTTTGATCCAGAACAATACCAGCTTCAGATTTGTCTGGTTTAGTTTTGGCATCTTCACCAAAAATGTCACCAAGGATATCTCTACTGACATTTTCAGTATCAAGAGAGTCCTTATCAACTACCGAATATCTCTGAAAACGGTTGTGTGTACTGTTTTTCACAGAAGAATGTTGGGATTCATTATCAGAATCTAAATCTAAATCAAGACCCCTTCTTTCGTCTCTATCCGGTTGAAGGGAAATTGCATCATCAATGTCATTATCATGATTTGCAACACTAGCATGTCTGAGAGAATTTTGCCCACCTGACGTGGCAATGTCCCTCGAGTCCTGAGAAATGTTCTGCCCACCTGAAGTGGCAATTTCTCTGTCCGTTTCTATTTGTCCACCTGAAGTGACAGTTTGTGAAACGAACTTCTCGAAAAGAGGTAGAAAAATGTCCATTCGAGAATTCACCGAATTAACGGTCTCTTTGACACTAGAAATTTCTGCCCTcaattcattttctatgtttacagACAAACCTGTTGTTGACAATGTCTCCGGTTCCTCTGATACTTCTTTAGCACACGTGCTGCTAGCTTTACGAGACTT
Encoded here:
- the LOC134691073 gene encoding uncharacterized protein LOC134691073; the encoded protein is MAEAFITAINSASEEANSPKATPSRSDNKNEKSSGKQTGSRKKTTSKSRKASSTCAKEVSEEPETLSTTGLSVNIENELRAEISSVKETVNSVNSRMDIFLPLFEKFVSQTVTSGGQIETDREIATSGGQNISQDSRDIATSGGQNSLRHASVANHDNDIDDAISLQPDRDERRGLDLDLDSDNESQHSSVKNSTHNRFQRYSVVDKDSLDTENVSRDILGDIFGEDAKTKPDKSEAGIVLDQSQINILNQSWHCDNPLLLSTYKEEYRASFPVSDKSADILNLPKLDDITQTLLCKRHGPNAGKAHNKLFSKPEKIFENMAFKGQSAARMGLIITAYMQQALGSLMEKLNDSEPNIDLLVQMVKDIFAMSVKSMDQTARTGAFHHLIRRKATLLDTGLEDITELNDKFLSLKLSSDGVLGKDFEEKLKNRSETNKQIKDLLPELTRKSATSTSSFKRKSAIIHTSQDTNGPKVAKNDFSNFRIPKVAAKPSENKGGFKPNFRRFGSGRKEADGEKKGSFRGNGRSK